A genome region from Psychrilyobacter piezotolerans includes the following:
- a CDS encoding NAD(P)H-hydrate dehydratase: MEKKLEKKDIVLKKRDLQGYKGDYGHVIVIGGSRGFTGAPVITANSAVRSGAGLVTLCIEDNIENMVIPNLLEAMSCVFSNKTKINKLLKNAAVIAFGPGMGQEKTLDILKYILDNSTCPLVIDADGINILHKNMELLRGKKVVLTPHLGEFSRLTGLDIEEIKKDRLNIVKEFAHIHNVVLLLKGHRTLITDGKEVYINTSGNPAMANGGMGDSLTGIIASLIAQGYDVLEAACTGTYIHGYIGDELSKERFCVTARDIIEYLPIYMKKFQR; this comes from the coding sequence ATGGAAAAAAAATTAGAAAAAAAAGATATAGTCTTAAAAAAACGAGATCTTCAGGGATATAAAGGGGATTATGGGCATGTGATAGTAATAGGGGGAAGCCGGGGATTTACAGGAGCACCTGTAATTACAGCTAATTCAGCAGTGAGGTCAGGAGCAGGTCTTGTAACTCTTTGCATAGAAGATAATATAGAAAATATGGTAATACCAAATCTTTTGGAGGCCATGAGCTGTGTTTTTTCAAACAAAACTAAAATAAATAAATTATTAAAAAATGCTGCAGTAATAGCCTTTGGCCCGGGAATGGGTCAGGAAAAAACATTAGATATTTTAAAATATATTTTAGATAATTCCACCTGCCCCCTGGTAATAGATGCAGATGGAATAAATATCCTGCATAAAAATATGGAATTGTTAAGAGGTAAAAAAGTGGTTTTAACTCCCCATTTAGGAGAGTTTTCAAGACTGACCGGATTAGATATAGAAGAAATAAAAAAAGATAGATTAAACATAGTTAAAGAGTTTGCCCATATTCATAATGTGGTTTTACTTTTAAAAGGACACAGGACTCTTATTACTGACGGGAAAGAAGTATATATAAATACAAGTGGAAATCCTGCTATGGCAAATGGAGGTATGGGAGATTCTCTTACAGGGATAATTGCCTCCTTAATAGCACAGGGATATGATGTGTTAGAAGCTGCCTGTACAGGGACTTATATTCATGGTTATATAGGGGATGAATTATCTAAAGAAAGGTTTTGTGTTACTGCAAGGGATATAATAGAATACCTGCCTATATATATGAAAAAATTCCAAAGATAA
- a CDS encoding sensor domain-containing diguanylate cyclase — MLRIKSLTVVTVSSVLVFIFMFVYLKKSIDTDYKSLEIIRSESVYHLVDKEFQGIYKDLKKINTDWSKWDDTYEFIEGDVKEREKFIKSNLDYGIFNGLLSDLNLNFIIFQDDQGQILYQQGYDELSEDKIPKNKIELITKEISDYKGKTGMLVGENKEVIVFSNLKITDSQEVKKSNGNLIMGYFLNKNRVMALEEKLGIQLVMAGISEKLEIPYQINIGKNKIDNKLYISTLSRESVIFDNQRNADLLILGKKNVKKYMIVLFINFLILISAIYIFMEHIIVKRLRKMDKSVREIIECQDLGKRLKINGRDEIGNLGKNINNLLEDIEIMKEKLYSLAAYDVMTGILNRHTGLGKLEKNFKKAQDNNEIFTIAFVDINDLKYVNDRYSHEEGDKLIKNVVKIIEEKLEPEDVFLRFGGDEFILGFDRLNLIEVNLLFNEIEENIEKFNKKSKKEYTHSISVGIVECCGNKTLQEYVNIADINMYENKRYKKKFPEKIYV, encoded by the coding sequence ATGCTGAGGATAAAAAGTTTAACTGTTGTGACCGTTTCAAGTGTACTGGTTTTTATATTTATGTTTGTTTATTTAAAAAAATCAATAGACACAGATTATAAAAGTCTAGAGATCATCAGATCAGAATCTGTATATCATTTGGTAGATAAGGAGTTTCAAGGGATATATAAAGATTTAAAAAAAATAAATACTGACTGGAGTAAGTGGGATGATACCTATGAATTTATAGAAGGTGATGTGAAAGAAAGGGAAAAATTTATAAAGAGTAACTTGGACTATGGAATATTTAATGGGTTATTATCCGATTTAAATTTAAATTTCATTATTTTTCAGGATGACCAGGGGCAAATCTTATACCAGCAGGGTTATGATGAGTTATCAGAGGATAAAATCCCTAAAAATAAAATTGAGCTGATAACAAAAGAAATATCTGATTATAAAGGTAAAACAGGGATGCTGGTTGGGGAGAATAAAGAAGTTATTGTTTTTTCTAATTTAAAGATAACCGACAGCCAGGAAGTGAAAAAATCAAATGGTAATTTAATAATGGGTTATTTTTTAAATAAAAACAGAGTTATGGCTCTAGAAGAAAAATTAGGAATCCAGCTTGTTATGGCAGGGATTTCTGAGAAGTTAGAAATCCCATATCAGATCAATATAGGTAAAAATAAAATAGATAATAAACTGTATATTTCAACTCTCTCAAGGGAAAGTGTTATTTTTGATAATCAAAGGAATGCTGATCTATTGATCCTGGGGAAGAAAAATGTGAAAAAGTATATGATTGTGCTGTTTATTAATTTTCTAATATTGATATCTGCGATCTATATATTTATGGAACATATTATAGTGAAAAGATTGAGAAAGATGGATAAATCGGTAAGAGAAATCATAGAATGTCAGGATTTGGGGAAGCGCCTTAAGATTAACGGCAGGGATGAAATTGGTAATTTAGGAAAAAATATAAATAATTTATTGGAAGATATTGAGATTATGAAGGAAAAATTATACAGCCTGGCTGCCTATGATGTGATGACCGGAATTTTAAACAGGCATACGGGATTGGGAAAATTGGAAAAAAACTTTAAAAAAGCTCAAGATAATAATGAAATTTTTACAATAGCTTTTGTAGATATAAATGATTTAAAATATGTAAATGACAGGTATTCTCATGAAGAGGGGGATAAATTAATTAAAAATGTTGTTAAAATTATAGAAGAAAAATTGGAACCAGAAGATGTTTTTTTGAGATTTGGAGGAGATGAATTTATTCTGGGATTTGATAGATTAAATTTAATAGAGGTAAATCTATTATTTAATGAAATTGAAGAAAATATAGAAAAATTTAATAAAAAATCAAAAAAAGAATATACACACAGCATCAGCGTAGGAATAGTAGAATGTTGTGGAAATAAAACCTTACAGGAATATGTCAACATTGCAGATATAAATATGTATGAAAATAAAAGATATAAAAAAAAGTTTCCTGAAAAAATATATGTTTAA